From the Porphyrobacter sp. CACIAM 03H1 genome, the window CGGCGCAGACGCAGCCGTTCCGGCTGCCGGTGCAGTGGGTCAACCGCCCCAATCTCGATTTCCGCGGGTTTGCCGGCCAGATCGCCAGCGGCACCATTCGCCCTGGCGATCAGGTCAGGATCGTGCCTTCGGGCAAGACCAGCACCGTCACCCGCATCGTCACGTTCGACGGCGACCTCGACGAGGCCGTGGCCGGGCAGTCTGTAACCCTCACCCTCGCCGACGAGGTCGATTGCAGTCGCGGCGACCTAATTGCGGCCGCCGGCGATCCGCCGCTGGCCTCCGACCAGTTCTGCGCGACCTTCGTGTGGATGGACGAGGAGGCATTGAAGCCCGGGCGCGGCTACTGGCTGAAGCTCGGCACCCAGACCGTGACCGCCACGGTCCAGCCGCCAAAATACGAGATCGACGTCAACAGCCTTGAGCATCTCGCGGCCAAGACACTAGGCCTCAACGCGATCGGCGTCGCCGAGTTCGCCACCGACCGTCCGATCGCCTTCGAGCCCTACGACACCAGCCGCCAGCTCGGCGGATTCATCCTCATCGACAAGTTCACCAACGCCACGGTCGCGGCGGGGATGATCGCCTTCAACCTGCGCCGTGCGGACAACGTTCACTGGCAGCCGGTGAGCATCACCCGCGATGACCATGCGGGCATGAAGAACCAGAAGCCGAAAGTGCTGTGGTTCACTGGCCTGTCGGGGTCGGGCAAGTCGACCATCGCCAACGAGGTCGAAAAGCAGCTGTTCGTGATGAACCGCCACACCTTCCTGCTCGATGGCGACAATGTCCGCCACGGCCTCAACCGCGATCTCGGGTTCACCGAGGCCGACCGGATAGAGAACATCCGCCGCGTGGGAGAGGTAGCCAAGCTGATGGCCGATGCGGGCCTTATCGTGCTCACCGCCTTCATCAGCCCCTTCCGCGCCGAGCGCGAAATGGTGCGCAAGATGCTGCCCGAGGGCGAGTTCGTGGAGATCTTTGTCGACACGCCACTGGAGGTCGCCGAGGCGCGCGATGTTAAAGGGCTCTACAAAAAGGCGCGCGCGGGCAAGCTCACGAACTTCACCGGGATCGACAGCCCTTACGAACCGCCGGAAAACCCGGAAATCCGCGTCAACACCGTGGACATGACCCCCGAAGAAGCGGCAAGGCACATCATCGCGAAGATCCTGCCGCTCAAATGATCCTACCCCATCTCGACGACGCCGCACTGGCGGCAAGCCTCGCCGAGGAGGCCGGACGCCTCTTGCTTACAGTGCGCGAGCAATCGGGCCTAGCCGGCGAGGCGCTCGGCACGGCGGGTGATGCGGCCGCCAACAGCTTCCTTTGCGAGGCCATCCGCGCCGCAAGGCCCGATGATGGCGTGCTGTCCGAGGAGGAGAAGGACAATTCGGGACGCCTCGCCAAGGCACGCGTGTGGATCGTCGATCCGGTCGACGGCACGCGCGAATACAGCGAGGGACGAGCCGACTGGGCTGTACACGTCGCGCTGGCGATCGACGGTGCCCCCGTGCTCGGCGCAGTAGCCTTGCCGGGGCTTGCGGGCGAGGTGGTGCTGCGCTCCGATCGGCCATATCCTCTGCGCCCGATGGCCGAACGGCCCCGCTTTCTCGTCAGCCGCACGCGCCCGGCGCGCGAGGCCGAAGCAGTCGCGCGGATGCTGGGCGGAGAGCTAGTGAGGATGGGCAGCGCCGGAGCCAAGGCGATGGCGGTGGTGCGGGGCGAGGCGGAGGTCTACCTGCACTCGGGCGGCCAGCACGAGTGGGACAGTTGTGCGCCCGTAGCGGTGGCGATGGCGAATGGCCTTCACTGCTCGCGCATCGACGGCAGCAGGCTCATCTATAACCGACCTGACACCTACATGCCCGACCTTCTGGTCTGTCGATCGGAGTTGGCAGCCAACGTATTGGAAGCGGTTCGCACCCTGCGTCGATAGCAGCGCCAGACGGGGTCAGTCGTCAATATCCCTGAGGCCCGTTCAGCAGACCAAACGTAGCGGTTCCTGTGTGATGTCCTTTTTCAGCGCGAGCGTTATCGGCCAACCTCTCCTTGCACAATCAAGGTAATCACTCCACCACTGCGCCATGCAGACGCGCTCTGCCCACGACTGGTCCTCGGTCCGCAGTATCCGCATGACCCGGTAAGGCTTCGTACCGCAAAGACCCAGCGCCCGTTCGATCGCATCAGGGTTCCACAGGCCCGATTCGTTGAGAAAGGTGGAGGCGGTAGCCCTCAGGCCATGCGCGGTCAGCTCATCCTTGGAATAGCCCATGCGCCGGAAGGCAGCATTAAGCGTGTTCTCGCTCATCGGGCGGATGCCGCTGCGGGCCGAGGGAAAGACATAGCCTTCGGTCCCCAGCATGGTGGCAAGCTCGGTCAGGTAGCCGACCACCTGCGTCGAGAGCGGCACCGCATGCGGCCGGCGAGCCTTCATCTTCCCAGCGGGGATCTTCCAGACCCCGTCTTCAAAATCGATCTCGTGCCACTCGGCATGGCGCAGCTCGCCCGGCCGGACGAAGACATGCGGCGCGATCTGGAGAGCATACTTGGTGACCAGGTGGCCGGTGTAGTCATCAATGGCGCGCAAGAGACCGCCGAGCTCCTTGGGCTCGAGGATCGCTGCATAGTGCTGAGCGCGCGGTGTCACGAGCGCGCCCTTCAGCATCGCGGTGGGGTCGGATTTGCAGCGGGTGGTGGCAACCCCGTAGCGAAACACGCGCCCGGCGAAAGAGCGGCACTTCTTTGCGGTCTCGTGCTTGCCGTTTGCCTCGAGGCGCTTGAGGGGCGCCAGCACTTCAAAGGGTTCGATCTCATGGATCGGGCGCTTGCCGATGGCGGGCGTGAGCTGCTCGAGGAAGTAGTTGGCTTTGACGAGGGTCGCCTGGGCTAGTCCGTTCTTGACCATCATCTGCTCAATGTATTCCCGCGCCACCGCCTCGAAAGTCTGGGCCGAGAGGAGTTCGTTGCGGATCTTCCTCTTTCGCTTTTCGAGCGCGGGGTCACCGCCTGACGCGACAGTATGTCTCGCCTCGTAGGCGACATCGCGGGCCTCCTTCAGGCTGATTTCGGGGTAGGGGCCGATCGACAGCTTCTTCTCGGTCTTGCCGACCCGGTAGCGGAATCGCCACAGCTTGCCGCCTGACGGGGTGACCTCGATGTAAAGACCGCGCTGGTCGGCGACCTTGTAGGGCTTGTCTTTGCTCTTGAGCGTGCGAAGCTTGGTTTCGGTAAGAGGCATGTGGGCCTTCTCCCAATGGGGTTTTCGCATGAGCCCACATAAGGCCCACAAAAACGTCTGGAGCGCCTGGGAAATGCTGGGACGATCCGAGACTATCCAAGGGGCAAATCCCTAGGATTTCTGCGGCTTCTATACATTTTTTGGGATGTTCTGGGAAGAACAAAGCATGATCATTAGCGGCGTGCCTGACGGTCAAGTTGCGGCTCTGCTCGCTGGTTTCATATCGGGTTAAGCTCGCATCCCTAGCCGGCTGCCGCCACGCAGAGGATCTTCAACATCCCTGTTCCGGGCTCGGGCACCGAAGAATTCGGCGCGAGCCTGATGCTCTCGATGTAAGCATTCAGCAAATCCCCGTTGCCAGCCACGTTGAATATCGCTTCTGGTCTGCGAAAGCTGATCAATTGCTGGCTCCACAAGGTAGTTGCGATCCCGACGTTAGGCCAAATCTGGGAAATCGTCCCTCGAAGAAACAACAATCGCTCTCCGGACCACATGCCGCCCAAATAGCGCTTTGCTTCGCGGCCGCCCATCGACTGTGTCACTGAGGGACGCTTTATATTGGCACTGGCTACCGCTCGTAGGCGATTCCGGCGCTGATCATCGGCCCGCCCTTGCCAAGAGCCGGAAGAGTTGTCCGGCGGGTGCCAAGTGGCCGTTACTGATCAATGGTAAGAAGTTCGCAAGCCTAACGCGATTTTAAGGGCTTTGCGGCCATCACCCGCGGCGCAACCGGGACGATGAAACGATGAATGCTCCTTTCCATGCAACAGCGGCACTTGGACGCAAGGCGCTTGGCCAGGTTGTGCCCGAGCACCAGGTTGCCGTGATCGGCCTCGGATACATCGGATTGCCTACCGCTGCCCTGCTCGCCAGCTATGGGTGGAGCGTATGCGGCGTGGACGTCTCCCAAAACGTCGTCGATACGGTCAATAGCGGCGGCGTGCATATCGAAGAGCGCGATCTCGAAATGCTCGTGCGAAATGCCATCACTGCCCAAACATTGGTCGCCTCGACCGAGGTCCCAACGGCAAGCTTTTACATGATTGCGGTTCCGACGCCGCTAGGCGAGTACAACTTGCCGGACATCTCCTATGTCGAGGCCGCAGCAAGAGCGATTGCCCCCAAGATCGTCCCCGGCGCCTGCATCATTGTTGAGAGCACCTCACCGGTTGGCACCACCGAGCGGGTCGCCGAAATCATTGCCACTCTCCGGCCCGATATCGTGGTGCCGCGCGATGGGAGCGATGATGATGCTGACATCGCGCTGGCCTATTGCCCCGAACGTGTGCTCCCGGGGCGGATCGTCAATGAACTGGTCCACAATGACCGCGTAATCGGCGGGGTCACTGCTGCCTGTGCCGAGCGTGCTGCGGTACTCTACACCAGCTTTGTGAAGGGAGATTGCCTTTACACCAGCGCACGGGTGGCAGAGACTGTGAAGCTCGTCGAGAACAGTTTCCGTGACGTCAACATCGCCTTTGCCAACGAACTCTCGATGATCGCGGAGGAGATCGGGGTAGACGTCTGGGAGGTGATCCGCCTCGCCAACCGACACCCCCGCGTCAACATCCTTCAACCGGGCCCCGGTGTGGGCGGTCATTGCATCGCTGTCGACCCCTGGTTCCTTGTCGCCGGCGCTCCGGAGTCCGCCCGGCTCGTGCGCACGGCGCGCGAGGTCAATGACCATAAGGCCGTGCACACCGAGCGTCGCATTCGCGCGCTGCTCGAGGCTGCGCCTGAAGGAAAGATCGCGCTGCTCGGTTTGGCATTCAAGCCGGACATCGATGACTTCCGCGAAAGCCCGGCGCTTGAAATTGCCGAGGCGCTTTCCCTTACCCATGGGCCGCGGGTTCTGGTGGTCGAGCCCTTCACGGACCAATTGCCCAGATATCTTGCAGGCACCGGCGCACAGCTGGTGACGCTCGACGCGGGGCTCAGGCAGGCCGAGATCGTGGTCGTTCTGGTCGACCATACGGCCTTCAGACACCTGACCCCGGTTGATCTGGCAGGCAAGATCGTCTTCGATACCAGGGGCATGCTGCGTCGATGAATTCGGCCTCCGATAAACAACGGATCCTTGTAACCTTCGGGACGCGGCCCGAGGCGATCAAGATGTTCCCGGTA encodes:
- the wecC gene encoding UDP-N-acetyl-D-mannosamine dehydrogenase; translated protein: MNAPFHATAALGRKALGQVVPEHQVAVIGLGYIGLPTAALLASYGWSVCGVDVSQNVVDTVNSGGVHIEERDLEMLVRNAITAQTLVASTEVPTASFYMIAVPTPLGEYNLPDISYVEAAARAIAPKIVPGACIIVESTSPVGTTERVAEIIATLRPDIVVPRDGSDDDADIALAYCPERVLPGRIVNELVHNDRVIGGVTAACAERAAVLYTSFVKGDCLYTSARVAETVKLVENSFRDVNIAFANELSMIAEEIGVDVWEVIRLANRHPRVNILQPGPGVGGHCIAVDPWFLVAGAPESARLVRTAREVNDHKAVHTERRIRALLEAAPEGKIALLGLAFKPDIDDFRESPALEIAEALSLTHGPRVLVVEPFTDQLPRYLAGTGAQLVTLDAGLRQAEIVVVLVDHTAFRHLTPVDLAGKIVFDTRGMLRR
- a CDS encoding 3'(2'),5'-bisphosphate nucleotidase CysQ; its protein translation is MILPHLDDAALAASLAEEAGRLLLTVREQSGLAGEALGTAGDAAANSFLCEAIRAARPDDGVLSEEEKDNSGRLAKARVWIVDPVDGTREYSEGRADWAVHVALAIDGAPVLGAVALPGLAGEVVLRSDRPYPLRPMAERPRFLVSRTRPAREAEAVARMLGGELVRMGSAGAKAMAVVRGEAEVYLHSGGQHEWDSCAPVAVAMANGLHCSRIDGSRLIYNRPDTYMPDLLVCRSELAANVLEAVRTLRR
- a CDS encoding tyrosine-type recombinase/integrase, translated to MPLTETKLRTLKSKDKPYKVADQRGLYIEVTPSGGKLWRFRYRVGKTEKKLSIGPYPEISLKEARDVAYEARHTVASGGDPALEKRKRKIRNELLSAQTFEAVAREYIEQMMVKNGLAQATLVKANYFLEQLTPAIGKRPIHEIEPFEVLAPLKRLEANGKHETAKKCRSFAGRVFRYGVATTRCKSDPTAMLKGALVTPRAQHYAAILEPKELGGLLRAIDDYTGHLVTKYALQIAPHVFVRPGELRHAEWHEIDFEDGVWKIPAGKMKARRPHAVPLSTQVVGYLTELATMLGTEGYVFPSARSGIRPMSENTLNAAFRRMGYSKDELTAHGLRATASTFLNESGLWNPDAIERALGLCGTKPYRVMRILRTEDQSWAERVCMAQWWSDYLDCARRGWPITLALKKDITQEPLRLVC
- the cysN gene encoding sulfate adenylyltransferase subunit CysN, which produces MNGQSSFRTDALIAEDIDAYLEQHQHKSLLRFITCGSVDDGKSTLIGRLLYDSKMIFEDQLAALESDSKRHGTQGEEIDFALLVDGLAAEREQGITIDVAYRFFTTEKRKFIVADTPGHEQYTRNMVTGASTADLAVILIDARKGVLQQTRRHSYLVHLLGIRHVVLAVNKMDLVGYDQGMFDRIVADYRAFAASIGIGDFTAVPISGFKGDNITALSANTPWHAGPTLIGHLETVEVDATAAQTQPFRLPVQWVNRPNLDFRGFAGQIASGTIRPGDQVRIVPSGKTSTVTRIVTFDGDLDEAVAGQSVTLTLADEVDCSRGDLIAAAGDPPLASDQFCATFVWMDEEALKPGRGYWLKLGTQTVTATVQPPKYEIDVNSLEHLAAKTLGLNAIGVAEFATDRPIAFEPYDTSRQLGGFILIDKFTNATVAAGMIAFNLRRADNVHWQPVSITRDDHAGMKNQKPKVLWFTGLSGSGKSTIANEVEKQLFVMNRHTFLLDGDNVRHGLNRDLGFTEADRIENIRRVGEVAKLMADAGLIVLTAFISPFRAEREMVRKMLPEGEFVEIFVDTPLEVAEARDVKGLYKKARAGKLTNFTGIDSPYEPPENPEIRVNTVDMTPEEAARHIIAKILPLK